A region of the Sardina pilchardus chromosome 3, fSarPil1.1, whole genome shotgun sequence genome:
ACCATGTGCTCAACAACAAAGAGACCAAAGACCACACTCAGGTTTCTGCTCTCCTGAATAAAATCGACTCCATGGTGGCTGCAAATGGAGGAGGTTATTACACAAATAGGATGTtccaggagatggagagggctcttcaagagaaaagagtgagggagatgaaggagagagaggaggagttgaTTAGACAAAAGGAGGACATGAGAAAGCAAAAAGAAGATCTTCAGGTGGAATTTAAAGCAGAGATGGGGAGAATGAAGCAGGTAATGGAGGAAGAAAGGCAGAAtgcagacaaagagaggaggagaagagaagaagaggaagaaaagagggagaaagaaaagcaaATATGGAATGAAAATTATGAAAGACTTCAACAGGAAATGGATGGAATTAAACAGAAGAAAGAGGTAATAACAGCAGAGAAAATGGATCTgctgggagagatggagagaatgaagaaATCACTGGAGCAAAAAATCCTGAAtgcagacaaagagaggaggagaagagaagaagagttcAGTGAAAGAGAGCAACAATTCAGAACTGAAATGGAGGAAAAAGAACAGCAGAAAGAACAGATGCTtacagagatgaaaagagaacgCGATGAatgggagagacagaaacaggagagagagaaaaaagatgaagagaaagagacaaagaggaaggaagaagaACACAATTGGAATGAACATCATAACAAGCTTCAAAGAGAACTTGGGGAAGTACAGCATGGGAaagaggaaatggagagagagaaacacagcttaGAAGTCAAACATGAAGCAGAAATTGAGAGAATCAAACAGGAAAGACAACAtcaagagacagagatgaagaggagagaggaggaatctAACAAGAGAGAACTACAACTGAAAGCAGAACttaaagaaaaggaggaggagaagagaaggatgagtgaggagatgagaggagaacgAGAGGAATGGGAGACACAGaaacgagagagaaaagaagaagaggaaaagagagataaagaaaagcAAATATGGAATGAAAACTATGAGAGACTTAAACAGGAAATGGATGGAATTAAACAGGAGAAAGCAAACATAACAATAGAAAAGAAAGACCTGCtaggagagattgagagaatgaAGAAAGCAGTGGAGCAAGAAAGTCTGAAtgctgaaaaagagagaaagagaagagaggaagagttcAGGGAAAGAGAGCAGCGATTCAGAACCGAAATTAAAGAAAAAGAACAGCAGAAGGAAAAGATGCTTACAGAGATGAAAACAGAACGAGATGAATggaagagacagaaacaggagagaaagaaaagagacaaagaggaagagagaaaaagaaaggaagaagaaaaaaattcaaatgagcgttacaaaacacttaaaagagaaatggaggaagCACAGCCCAGCAaagaggaaatggagagaaataaaaatgacCTGGAAGTCAAATATAAAGCAGTGATGGAGAGAATTGAACAAGAGAGACAAActcaagagagggagaagaggatgaAAGAAGAAGCAGAGGAACGACTCAGAatagaaatgaaagaaaaggaggagagggagagaagagagactgaggagatgaaaaaatacattttggtCAGACTTGACCTGAATAAACAAATCACATCTGCAGATGCCCTTACAATATCACCACACTCAGTGCATCACCAAGGAGCAATTACTGACAAAGAGATCTTTTACAGGTTCCTGCAAAGGCTGTTGACAGGAAATTACAATGCAAGATACAcgacagtgagagaggaaaccaCTGTGAGAGGTCAGGGGAGAAGTGGTATGGGACTGGCCCAGATCCATCCAATGGATGTCCAGATGGCCGTGTTCCATCGTGCAGATCATTTCCTGAAGCAGCTCATGGTGACTAAACTCTCCCAGTGTCAGTATGCTCTGCCTCTGCTTGTGCCCAATCCCTCTACCCAGGAGATCGAATTTCCACTCTGGACATTTCACCAAATCAAGAAGAGCTGGAAGGTGACTAATACCAAAGGTGAAGTCATCAGCaaaagtcagtcagtctgtaaaGCGGAAACTCCAATGGTGGCTTTCTTTAGGTTGGGCTCTGTGTCTTCATCCAAGTCTCAGCTGATGAACAGCCTGATTAATGAGAAGCACAACACATTCTTCCACAGGAACTGTCCAGGCAGCAGCAGAACCAGACTACTACTGGATGGAGTGGTGGAGATTGCCTGGTACTGCCCCTCTGGGAGAAGAGATGATCTATTTACTGACTGTGTTGCTTTCTGTAATCTCCATGGTGATGCAGGAGCCAATCATGTTCAGAGGGACATCGTGACTGACATGGCCACAATAAATGTTGTTCTTTTACTTAAACTGGATATCACGATGGCAGAGACATCTTCCAAACCTGTGATCTATATTGTCACTGAAGATGAGGATCCCATTAGTGAGATTGGGGAGGGTAAATATAAACTAGGATTAAAGAACAGAAATCAGTCAGATGTATCAGCAGAACTAAGAGCAGTAATCAGACAGAATCTGTCAACGCACTCTCAGTCTCGCTGCTTCAAACTTGAGAATATGACACTTTACCCAGGGATCAAAGTGGACACTGAGAATGAGGACTGCAGAAGAGGTCTGAATGCTGCTGTCAAGATAATGCAGCTGCTGGAGGGAAccgacccatcaacaatgaaggaAGCATTTCTGCCCTGTCAGGGGAAAATGTGGCTTGACTGGAGTCAGAAGAATAAACAATTACATCGTCTCAGAGGAGGAAATATAGAGACTAATCAAAGCAAAAAACGGGAGGAAATGAGAGCAATCAGACAAAAGCAGAGGGCTAAAGGATCTAGTGAGCTTACAAAGCTGTTTATTGGACAGCTAAGGTCACTGCCAGTCACTGAGAAACAGTACTTTCTCAGGTGGGTTAGTAGTAAATTGGATGACTTCACTTCAGACAACCTCCATGCCCTCTATCAGGAGTATGACAGGAAATGGGGCATGGTCTTGGATTATAAAAGGACACATGTTAAATCAGATGAACTGGgggttcaacaacaacaactggaaGAAGTATCTGTCAGACTAAATGCAGCAACCTTTGGCCTTGAGCATATTTTCAGAGAAATTGGTCAGGTTTATGAATCAGTTTGTGTGGCAAAGAGAGCAAGAAACATTGACAAAAATGTATCTGACCTTCCTAAAATGGCAGCAGAGTTGATGATCTCTGGTCACCCAATGGAGCTGATGGATGGAGATGCTGCTCATGTTCCTCTGATCTGGGTTATTGCTGTTCTAGATGAACTCATCAAGATACTTGGAGACAAGAGAGTCTTTGTGCTGTCCGTTTTGGGGATCCAGAGCTCTGGGAAATCCACCATGCTGAACGCCATGTTTGGACTCCAGTTTGCAGTCAGTGCTGGCAGATGCACCAGAGGAGCTTTCATGCAGCTGGTCAGAGTGTCAGAGGAGATGAAAGCAGAGCTGAAGTTTGACTACATTCTGGTTGTGGACACTGAGGGACTTAGAGCTCTAGAACTAGCTGGGAAAGCCATAGTCCACCATGATAATGAGCTTGCTACATTTGTAGTTGGTCTTGGAAATATGACCCTGATCAACATCTTTGGAGAGAACCCTGCTGAGATGCAGGACATCCTTCAGATAGTTGTGCAGGCCTTCCTGAGGATGAAGAAAGTCAGACTGAACCCTagctgcatgtttgtgcatcAGAATGTGACAGATGTCACAGCTGGAGAGAAAAACATGGAGGGAAGGAGACGTTTGCAGGAGAAACTGAATGAGATGACAAAGTTGGCTGCTGAGCAGGAAGTGTGTGATGCAGAGTGTTTCAGTGATGTTATTGCCTTTGACATAGAGACTGATGTGAAATACTTTGCACAGTTGTGGGAGGGCAGCCCACCCATGGCCCCACCAAACCCATCCTACAGTGAGAATGTTCAAGAGATGAAGAAAACTATTCTTTCACATGCCTCAAAATCCAGTGGTTCCACACTGAATGAATTAAAAACTCGTATTGAAGACCTCTGGAATGCTCTGTTGAATGAGGACTTTGTGTTCAGCTTCAAAAACACTCTGGAGATTACAGCATACAGGTCACTAGAGGAGGAGTATGGGAAATGGACCTGGATTCTTAGAAGTGAAATGCTGACAATTGAGGACCAGCTGCTTACAACAATTAACAACTACAGACTGCATACTGTGGATAAAGGTCTTCTTGTTGAAAACATTAGAGAGACCCTTCAAAATGTACAAAAAGAAATGAATCAGTACTTTGACAATGACAAATTAAGAGACATCTTG
Encoded here:
- the LOC134077620 gene encoding LOW QUALITY PROTEIN: interferon-induced very large GTPase 1-like (The sequence of the model RefSeq protein was modified relative to this genomic sequence to represent the inferred CDS: deleted 1 base in 1 codon), with the translated sequence MGLAQIHPMDVQMAVFHRADHFLKQLMVTKLSQCQYALPLLVPNPSTQEIEFPLWTFHQIKKSWKVTNTKGEVISKSQSVCKAETPMVAFFRLGSVSSSKSQLMNSLINEKHNTFFHRNCPGSSRTRLLLDGVVEIAWYCPSGRRDDLFTDCVAFCNLHGDAGANHVQRDIVTDMATINVVLLLKLDITMAETSSKPVIYIVTEDEDPISEIGEGKYKLGLKNRNQSDVSAELRAVIRQNLSTHSQSRCFKLENMTLYPGIKVDTENEDCRRGLNAAVKIMQLLEGTDPSTMKEAFLPCQGKMWLDWSQKNKQLHRLRGGNIETNQSKKREEMRAIRQKQRAKGSSELTKLFIGQLRSLPVTEKQYFLRWVSSKLDDFTSDNLHALYQEYDRKWGMVLDYKRTHVKSDELGVQQQQLEEVSVRLNAATFGLEHIFREIGQVYESVCVAKRARNIDKNVSDLPKMAAELMISGHPMELMDGDAAHVPLIWVIAVLDELIKILGDKRVFVLSVLGIQSSGKSTMLNAMFGLQFAVSAGRCTRGAFMQLVRVSEEMKAELKFDYILVVDTEGLRALELAGKAIVHHDNELATFVVGLGNMTLINIFGENPAEMQDILQIVVQAFLRMKKVRLNPSCMFVHQNVTDVTAGEKNMEGRRRLQEKLNEMTKLAAEQEVCDAECFSDVIAFDIETDVKYFAQLWEGSPPMAPPNPSYSENVQEMKKTILSHASKSSGSTLNELKTRIEDLWNALLNEDFVFSFKNTLEITAYRSLEEEYGKWTWILRSEMLTIEDQLLTTINNYRLHTVDKGLLVENIRETLQNVQKEMNQYFDNDKLRDILIQWKIHFELKIKELHGDLVEKARTKLSNVISQRDAWKKLDEKKEDHEKKLFEKSKELALRLKQKGVNERDLKEEFDSMWKDWVQLSGSELKSNTTPISDINIRENMLNIHYEIFEHGLVQDCENGKKYKSINRVGDYTDYVTVTRGFGGKIRDKFLGDKQLSQKDNNSIKELINDITKQADRLVKSKPVKVTGYNPSYIQEIVHLVTTLVKEYKPAQTQFDFKKEFKVDLSLYVCERAVEKFIELHKTFREANDPHIQYT